From one Thalassobaculum sp. OXR-137 genomic stretch:
- the urtB gene encoding urea ABC transporter permease subunit UrtB, producing MARPLLLILQRIALVLVLATAAIGAPAQAQSGSPQDVSIRDLVSRLAGADFDETERVVADLAATGDAKLAPLLEALGNGDLYFRPADKAVFIATRGGSGYLLTDPLTGTSAGEVGRREVTKIRVNNSLRRAVRAAIGTLTLRSPDASIRISAAQSVLKSRDPEAIEPLTDAIAAEQNDSVRTVMERARAAAILNSDAPDAVKIEAVQTIAKKSDQEARSILLSASNGASEALGSAIADAVRKVEADLALWSAAQNVWYGLSLGSVLLLAAIGLAITFGVMGVINMAHGEMVMIGAYVTFVVQEIIRNHAPYLFDVSLLIALPVAFAIAGAVGMAIERGIIRFLYGRPLETLLATWGLSLILQQVVRSLFGPTNQEVGAPSWMSGAFELGGLTLTYGRVWIIVFALAVFAVLVLVLRHTSFGLQMRAVTQNRRMASSMGIRTNWTDALTFGLGSGIAGVAGVALSQIDNVSPNLGQSYIIDSFLVVVFGGVGNLWGTLVGALSLGVLNKFLEPYAGAVLGKILVLVFIILFIQKRPRGLFALKGRAVES from the coding sequence ATGGCACGCCCTCTCCTTCTGATCCTGCAGCGGATCGCGCTTGTGCTTGTCCTGGCGACCGCCGCCATCGGCGCGCCAGCACAAGCCCAATCCGGATCCCCCCAGGACGTCTCGATCCGCGATCTGGTCTCCCGGCTCGCCGGTGCCGATTTCGACGAGACCGAGCGCGTGGTGGCCGACCTGGCCGCCACCGGCGACGCCAAGCTCGCTCCCCTGCTGGAAGCGCTGGGCAACGGCGATCTGTATTTCCGCCCCGCCGACAAGGCGGTGTTCATCGCCACCCGCGGCGGCTCCGGCTACCTGCTGACCGACCCGCTGACCGGCACCTCGGCCGGCGAGGTCGGACGGCGCGAGGTCACCAAGATCCGGGTGAACAACAGCCTGCGCCGGGCCGTGCGCGCCGCCATCGGCACCCTCACCCTGCGCAGCCCCGACGCCTCCATCCGCATCTCCGCCGCCCAGTCGGTGCTCAAGAGCCGCGATCCCGAAGCGATCGAACCGCTGACCGACGCCATCGCCGCCGAGCAGAACGACAGCGTGCGCACCGTCATGGAACGCGCCCGCGCCGCCGCCATACTGAACAGCGATGCTCCCGACGCGGTCAAGATCGAGGCGGTGCAGACCATCGCCAAGAAAAGCGACCAGGAAGCCCGATCCATCCTGCTGTCCGCCTCCAACGGCGCCAGCGAGGCGCTCGGCTCCGCCATCGCCGACGCGGTGCGCAAGGTCGAAGCCGACCTCGCCCTGTGGTCTGCCGCGCAGAATGTTTGGTACGGGCTGTCGCTCGGCTCGGTGCTGCTGCTGGCCGCCATCGGGCTCGCCATCACCTTCGGCGTGATGGGCGTCATCAACATGGCCCATGGCGAGATGGTCATGATCGGCGCCTACGTGACCTTCGTGGTGCAGGAGATCATCCGCAACCACGCCCCCTACCTGTTCGACGTCTCCCTGCTGATCGCCCTGCCGGTGGCCTTCGCCATCGCCGGAGCGGTGGGCATGGCGATCGAGCGCGGCATCATCCGCTTCCTCTACGGCCGGCCGCTGGAGACCCTGCTGGCCACCTGGGGCCTGTCACTGATCCTGCAGCAGGTGGTGCGCAGCCTGTTCGGCCCGACCAATCAGGAGGTCGGCGCGCCGAGCTGGATGAGCGGCGCCTTCGAGCTGGGCGGCCTGACCCTCACCTACGGCCGGGTCTGGATCATCGTCTTCGCGCTGGCGGTCTTCGCCGTCCTGGTGCTGGTGCTGCGCCACACCTCCTTCGGGCTGCAGATGCGCGCCGTCACCCAGAACCGGCGCATGGCCAGCTCCATGGGTATCCGCACCAACTGGACCGACGCCCTTACCTTCGGCCTCGGCTCCGGCATCGCCGGGGTGGCGGGCGTGGCGCTGTCGCAGATCGACAACGTGAGCCCGAACCTGGGCCAGTCCTACATCATCGACAGCTTCCTGGTGGTGGTGTTCGGCGGGGTCGGCAATCTCTGGGGCACCCTGGTGGGCGCCCTCTCGTTGGGTGTGCTGAACAAGTTCCTGGAGCCCTATGCCGGCGCGGTGCTCGGCAAGATCCTGGTGCTGGTGTTCATCATCCTGTTCATCCAGAAGCGCCCGCGCGGGTTGTTCGCGCTCAAGGGCCGGGCGGTGGAATCATGA
- the urtA gene encoding urea ABC transporter substrate-binding protein, whose translation MKMTKMLRGSALGLAAGLLLSTAVQAQETIKVGILHSLSGTMAISETTLKDAMLMLIEQQNAKGGLLGKKLEPVVVDPASDWPLFAEKARELITGSKVAAVFGCWTSVSRKSVLPVFEELNSILFYPVQYEGEESQRNVFYTGAAPNQQAIPAVDYLAQTEGVERWVLAGTDYVYPRTTNKILETYLLDKGVKPEDIMINYTPFGHSDWQTIVAEIKAFGSAGKKTAVVSTINGDANVPFYKELANQGIKAEDIPVVAFSVGEEELAGIDTGPLVGHLAAWNYFMSAATPENDEFIAAWHKFIGDEKRVTNDPMEAHYIGFNMWIKAVEKAGTTDADAVIDSIVGVAVPNLTGGYSAMMPNHHITKPVLIGEIQADGQFETVFETPGLVVGDAWSDFLPDSKPLISDWRKPMSCGNFNTTTGKCGGKGN comes from the coding sequence ATGAAAATGACGAAGATGTTGAGGGGATCGGCGCTCGGGCTGGCAGCCGGTCTGCTGCTGTCCACGGCCGTTCAGGCGCAGGAAACGATCAAGGTCGGCATTCTGCACTCGCTGTCGGGCACCATGGCGATCAGCGAGACCACGCTGAAGGACGCCATGCTGATGCTGATCGAGCAGCAGAACGCCAAGGGCGGTCTTCTGGGCAAGAAGCTCGAGCCTGTGGTGGTGGATCCGGCGTCCGACTGGCCGCTGTTCGCCGAGAAGGCCCGCGAGCTGATCACCGGCTCCAAGGTCGCCGCCGTGTTCGGCTGCTGGACCTCGGTGTCGCGCAAGTCCGTGCTGCCGGTGTTCGAGGAGCTGAACAGCATCCTGTTCTATCCGGTGCAGTACGAGGGCGAGGAGAGCCAGCGCAACGTGTTCTACACCGGTGCGGCGCCGAACCAGCAGGCGATCCCGGCCGTCGACTACCTGGCGCAGACCGAGGGCGTGGAGCGCTGGGTGCTCGCCGGCACCGACTACGTCTATCCGCGCACGACCAACAAGATCCTCGAGACCTACCTGCTCGACAAGGGCGTGAAGCCCGAGGACATCATGATCAACTACACGCCGTTCGGTCATTCCGACTGGCAGACCATCGTCGCCGAGATCAAGGCGTTCGGGTCGGCCGGCAAGAAGACCGCGGTGGTGTCGACGATCAACGGCGACGCCAACGTGCCGTTCTACAAGGAACTGGCCAACCAGGGCATCAAGGCCGAGGACATCCCGGTCGTGGCCTTCTCGGTCGGCGAAGAGGAACTGGCCGGCATCGACACCGGCCCGCTGGTCGGTCACCTGGCCGCGTGGAACTACTTCATGTCCGCCGCGACCCCGGAGAACGACGAGTTCATCGCCGCCTGGCACAAGTTCATCGGCGACGAGAAGCGGGTGACCAACGACCCGATGGAGGCCCATTACATCGGCTTCAACATGTGGATCAAGGCGGTCGAGAAGGCCGGCACCACCGACGCGGATGCGGTCATCGACAGCATCGTCGGTGTGGCCGTGCCGAACCTGACCGGCGGCTACTCGGCGATGATGCCGAACCACCACATCACCAAGCCGGTGCTGATCGGCGAGATCCAGGCCGACGGCCAGTTCGAGACCGTCTTCGAGACCCCGGGTCTGGTGGTCGGCGATGCGTGGTCCGACTTCCTGCCGGACTCCAAGCCGCTGATCTCCGATTGGCGCAAGCCGATGAGCTGCGGCAACTTCAACACCACCACCGGCAAGTGCGGCGGCAAGGGCAATTGA
- a CDS encoding HAD family phosphatase, giving the protein MAFPREIRAVVFDMDGLLVDTETGFRDVFFAVAAERGHEVPMPVFQQLIGVPNASALAALKAHFGPDFDAQGMFDACWLRFHDSLDVSTILKAGVAELLDHLDEMRIPRAIATSSPREAVTRYLGPRGMEERFDAIVTKGDYPRPKPNPDPFLTAAARLGIDPTDCLALEDSHNGVRAAHAAGMMTVMVPDLLDPTEEMHEKCLHVAETLHHVLDLMRLGVTGRPAEIG; this is encoded by the coding sequence ATGGCTTTTCCCCGAGAGATTCGCGCCGTCGTGTTCGACATGGACGGCCTGCTGGTCGATACCGAGACCGGCTTCCGCGACGTGTTCTTCGCCGTTGCCGCCGAGCGCGGGCACGAGGTCCCGATGCCGGTCTTCCAGCAGCTTATCGGCGTGCCGAATGCCTCCGCCCTGGCTGCTTTGAAGGCCCATTTCGGCCCCGATTTCGACGCCCAGGGCATGTTCGACGCCTGCTGGCTGCGGTTTCACGACTCCCTGGATGTGAGCACCATTCTGAAGGCGGGGGTGGCGGAACTGCTCGACCATCTGGACGAGATGCGCATTCCCCGGGCGATCGCCACATCCTCGCCCCGGGAGGCGGTGACCCGCTATCTCGGGCCGCGCGGCATGGAGGAGCGGTTCGACGCCATCGTGACCAAGGGGGACTACCCGCGCCCGAAGCCCAATCCCGATCCGTTCCTTACCGCGGCCGCCCGGCTCGGCATCGATCCGACCGACTGCCTGGCGCTGGAGGATTCCCATAACGGCGTGCGTGCGGCCCATGCGGCGGGGATGATGACGGTCATGGTGCCGGACCTGCTCGATCCGACCGAGGAGATGCACGAGAAGTGCCTGCATGTCGCCGAGACGTTGCACCATGTGCTCGACCTGATGCGCCTCGGAGTGACCGGCCGTCCGGCAGAAATTGGTTAA
- a CDS encoding methyl-accepting chemotaxis protein translates to MTRFLSRLSVAAKLTALAGVTALAVLGLSAMSLYNSYQQLRQDRIEMVKAVVDSTKSFAESVYAKADAGEITEDEAFALLRGFISGVRFNGEDYLFAYSMDGIGLIHPINPGIEGKSLMGVKDKNGTHIIKEMIDSIRADGDAVVEYYWPKPGVDGDVLKLSYAVGFPRGDMFFGSGAYADDLNAAFIEQAIQLGLVSAAVLAVALLLTGFTVVDLRRAIGGLGRSMTALAGGDLKVEVPGTDRRDEIGAMARTVEVFRENAIQKDAAERRQAEMEREAVTKRATLLAELADGLDAKVSVIVQDLGKGVSGMTGRISTLRGVTDNARTMSQDVAAATEQTSANMQSVAAASDEMSSTAAEISRQVTMSTEVVGEAGETASAAAEQVARLSDSADKIGQVVGLITEIAEQTNLLALNATIEAARAGDAGKGFAVVASEVKSLATQTAKATEEISGQIANNQAMIRETVTAISRINEIIGRVRETATSIASAVEEQNAALGEIAGSVQQVAGASQEVGRKLREVAEGSRRGAEATEEVSALGGELDRLSSTLRTTVEAVVGEIRGMARSA, encoded by the coding sequence ATGACCCGTTTTCTGTCGCGTCTATCCGTCGCGGCCAAGCTCACCGCGCTCGCCGGTGTGACGGCGCTGGCCGTGCTCGGCCTGTCCGCCATGTCCCTCTACAACAGCTATCAGCAGCTCCGTCAGGACCGTATCGAGATGGTCAAGGCGGTGGTCGACTCAACAAAATCCTTTGCCGAAAGCGTCTATGCGAAAGCGGATGCGGGCGAGATCACCGAGGATGAGGCCTTCGCGTTGCTGCGTGGCTTCATCAGCGGCGTGCGCTTCAACGGCGAGGACTACCTGTTCGCCTATTCGATGGACGGCATCGGCCTGATCCACCCGATCAATCCGGGCATCGAAGGCAAGTCGCTCATGGGCGTGAAGGACAAGAACGGCACGCACATCATCAAGGAGATGATCGACAGCATCCGGGCCGATGGCGACGCGGTGGTCGAGTATTATTGGCCGAAGCCTGGGGTAGACGGCGACGTGCTGAAGCTGAGCTATGCCGTAGGGTTCCCGCGCGGCGACATGTTCTTCGGCTCCGGCGCCTATGCCGACGACCTGAACGCCGCCTTTATCGAGCAGGCGATCCAACTCGGTCTCGTCAGCGCCGCGGTGCTCGCCGTCGCCCTGCTGCTCACCGGCTTCACCGTGGTCGATCTGCGCCGCGCCATCGGTGGCCTCGGCCGGTCGATGACGGCGCTGGCCGGCGGCGACCTCAAGGTCGAGGTGCCGGGCACCGATCGCCGCGACGAGATCGGCGCCATGGCCCGCACGGTCGAGGTGTTCCGCGAGAACGCTATCCAGAAGGACGCGGCCGAGCGCCGCCAGGCCGAAATGGAGCGGGAGGCCGTGACCAAGCGGGCGACCCTGCTGGCCGAGCTGGCCGACGGACTGGACGCCAAGGTCTCCGTCATCGTTCAGGATCTGGGCAAGGGCGTGAGCGGCATGACCGGCCGGATCTCCACCCTGCGTGGGGTGACCGACAACGCACGGACCATGAGCCAGGACGTGGCGGCGGCAACCGAGCAGACCTCCGCCAACATGCAGTCGGTGGCGGCCGCTTCCGACGAGATGAGCTCCACGGCGGCCGAGATCAGCCGTCAGGTGACGATGTCGACCGAAGTGGTCGGCGAGGCCGGCGAGACCGCCTCGGCGGCGGCGGAGCAGGTGGCGCGGCTGTCGGACTCCGCCGACAAGATCGGCCAGGTCGTCGGCCTGATCACCGAGATTGCCGAGCAGACCAACCTGCTGGCCCTCAACGCCACGATCGAGGCGGCCCGGGCCGGCGATGCCGGCAAGGGTTTTGCCGTTGTCGCCTCGGAAGTGAAGAGCCTGGCGACCCAGACCGCCAAGGCCACCGAGGAGATCTCCGGCCAGATCGCCAACAACCAGGCGATGATCCGCGAGACCGTCACCGCGATCTCCCGCATCAACGAAATCATCGGCCGGGTGCGCGAGACCGCGACGTCGATCGCCAGCGCCGTCGAGGAGCAGAACGCCGCCCTCGGCGAGATCGCCGGCAGCGTCCAGCAGGTCGCCGGCGCGTCCCAGGAGGTCGGCCGGAAACTGCGCGAGGTGGCCGAGGGCTCCCGTCGCGGCGCCGAAGCGACCGAGGAGGTCTCGGCCCTGGGCGGCGAGCTCGACCGGCTGTCGTCCACCCTGCGCACCACGGTGGAAGCGGTCGTCGGAGAAATCCGCGGGATGGCCCGCTCCGCCTGA
- a CDS encoding putative quinol monooxygenase: MGKTEMEPAALTFADLTTGCAVAIEIVAKDGEEEAVGQALEALIAPSMAEPGMKLFLPCRSPTDPKSFFIFELYQDETGRAAHEATTHFAAFVETTLPRIAARRLVPYMPFITSGA, encoded by the coding sequence ATGGGAAAGACTGAGATGGAGCCTGCTGCATTGACCTTCGCCGATCTGACGACGGGCTGCGCGGTCGCGATCGAGATCGTCGCCAAGGACGGCGAGGAGGAGGCCGTCGGCCAGGCGCTGGAGGCCCTGATTGCCCCGTCCATGGCGGAACCGGGTATGAAGCTCTTCCTACCGTGCCGGTCGCCGACCGACCCGAAGAGCTTCTTCATCTTCGAGCTGTATCAGGATGAGACCGGCCGGGCGGCGCACGAGGCGACCACCCATTTCGCGGCCTTCGTCGAGACGACCCTGCCGCGCATCGCGGCCCGCAGGCTGGTCCCGTACATGCCCTTCATCACGTCCGGGGCCTAG
- a CDS encoding TAXI family TRAP transporter solute-binding subunit, with the protein MKFVKSLAVAGLVLAVSATAASAETRVTYKSAKSSSSYYQMGVQIAEAMKAGTDGAVIVTVEESQGSVQNVMEVMGRKGNYVFTTPPALVGLAQGGKAMFEGKGNPRFDEIRALFPIPSLTMHFVMRADAGVSSLEDLAGKTILLGKGSFGATEGEKYLKLFGLEGKVTLADVELSNAVPALKNGQIDGFVTAGSYPAPNVIEAAAGTGVTVLSLTDDQIAQTKRSKLVIPAGTYAGQDSDIVTTSLPVVAYTTTDMDDETAYQLTKTFWEQKEKMGKDAAWWNGVNQDLMANIAGKIHPGAVKFYKEKGFALTDAQM; encoded by the coding sequence ATGAAGTTCGTGAAATCGCTGGCCGTGGCCGGCCTCGTTCTCGCCGTGTCGGCCACCGCCGCCTCGGCCGAGACCCGCGTGACCTATAAATCCGCCAAGTCCAGCTCGTCCTACTACCAGATGGGCGTGCAGATCGCCGAGGCCATGAAGGCCGGGACCGACGGCGCCGTCATCGTCACCGTCGAGGAGAGCCAGGGCTCCGTCCAGAACGTGATGGAGGTCATGGGCCGCAAGGGCAACTACGTCTTCACCACCCCGCCGGCCCTGGTCGGCCTGGCCCAGGGCGGCAAGGCGATGTTCGAGGGCAAGGGCAACCCGCGCTTCGACGAGATCCGCGCCCTGTTCCCGATCCCGTCGCTCACCATGCATTTCGTCATGCGCGCCGATGCCGGCGTGTCGAGCCTGGAGGACCTAGCCGGCAAGACCATCCTGCTGGGTAAGGGCTCCTTCGGCGCCACCGAAGGCGAGAAGTACCTGAAGCTGTTCGGCCTGGAAGGCAAGGTGACGCTCGCCGACGTCGAGCTGTCCAACGCCGTGCCGGCGCTGAAGAACGGACAGATCGACGGCTTCGTGACCGCCGGTTCCTACCCGGCGCCGAACGTGATCGAGGCCGCTGCCGGCACCGGCGTGACCGTGCTGTCGCTGACCGACGACCAGATCGCCCAGACCAAGCGCTCCAAGCTGGTGATTCCGGCGGGCACCTATGCCGGCCAGGACAGCGACATCGTCACCACCTCGCTGCCGGTGGTCGCCTATACCACGACCGACATGGACGACGAGACCGCCTACCAGCTCACCAAGACCTTCTGGGAGCAGAAGGAGAAGATGGGCAAGGACGCGGCCTGGTGGAACGGCGTGAACCAGGATCTGATGGCCAATATCGCCGGCAAGATCCACCCGGGTGCTGTGAAGTTCTACAAGGAGAAGGGCTTCGCGCTGACCGACGCGCAGATGTGA
- a CDS encoding TRAP transporter fused permease subunit, which produces MTPTARLIWSALGAASIAFHLWLIFSGLVPNLVSRPLHMALALPWAMLFVARTRAERVSGVVLGAAGLAACLWLAVNADALSDQYGFLDGDFQFAVAVTLLVVVLEMARRSIGWPLPLVASLALLYGLFGEHIPGEFGHPGTPLNSFLGTLTIAEGGLWGSLTAVSVNIVAIFVIFGAVLNAGEAGQGFMNVAAAAAGRLRAGAAKVSVISSALFGSISGSASANVASTGAITLPTMLKLGYPRSLAAAVEAVASSGGQIMPPLMGAGAFVMVELTGTPYTSIMAAALLPAILYFVAVWVGIDGFSLRHDLRGLAADARPATRDVLITSAFFLVPFTVLLWGMFGAGYTPQYAACLAILAGALLLLVDGRLSFDWRRTVDRIEQTCMGAGKQIATIASIILCASIIIGVLGITGLGVKITSLILSGSGGALWPALILTALACLVLGMEVPTTAAYVICVSVAGPALTELGLTPLQAHLFVFWFALLSTITPPVCGAVFIAAGMVEENWLKVAGHAMALGIGLYLIPLAMIANPDLIALATDPVWAILAAVKIGLGLTAVSFAVIAPRHYALRAGLMVAGALLLFWPL; this is translated from the coding sequence ATGACCCCCACCGCCCGCCTGATCTGGAGCGCCCTCGGCGCCGCCTCGATCGCGTTTCACCTCTGGCTGATCTTCTCCGGTCTGGTGCCGAACCTGGTCAGCCGGCCGCTGCACATGGCGCTGGCGCTGCCGTGGGCGATGCTGTTCGTCGCCCGCACCCGGGCGGAGCGGGTCAGCGGCGTGGTGCTGGGCGCGGCGGGGCTGGCGGCCTGCCTCTGGCTGGCGGTGAATGCCGACGCCCTGTCGGACCAGTACGGATTCCTCGACGGCGATTTCCAGTTCGCCGTCGCCGTCACGCTGCTCGTGGTGGTGCTGGAAATGGCCCGGCGGTCCATCGGCTGGCCGCTGCCGCTGGTGGCGTCCCTGGCGCTGCTCTACGGCCTGTTCGGCGAGCATATCCCCGGCGAGTTCGGCCATCCGGGCACGCCGCTGAACAGTTTCCTGGGCACGCTCACCATCGCCGAGGGCGGGTTGTGGGGCAGCCTGACCGCCGTGTCGGTGAACATCGTCGCCATCTTCGTGATCTTCGGCGCGGTGCTGAACGCCGGCGAGGCGGGGCAGGGGTTCATGAACGTGGCCGCCGCCGCGGCCGGCCGGCTGCGGGCCGGTGCCGCCAAGGTCTCGGTCATCTCGTCGGCGCTGTTCGGCTCGATCTCCGGATCGGCCTCCGCCAATGTCGCCTCCACCGGCGCGATCACCCTGCCGACCATGCTGAAGCTCGGGTATCCGCGCTCGCTGGCGGCGGCAGTGGAAGCCGTGGCGTCTTCCGGCGGGCAGATCATGCCGCCGCTGATGGGGGCGGGGGCCTTCGTGATGGTCGAGCTGACCGGCACGCCCTACACCTCGATCATGGCCGCCGCCCTGCTGCCGGCGATCCTGTATTTCGTCGCCGTCTGGGTCGGGATCGACGGCTTCTCTCTGCGGCACGATCTGCGCGGCCTGGCCGCCGACGCGCGCCCGGCGACCCGCGACGTGCTGATCACCTCGGCCTTCTTCCTGGTGCCGTTCACCGTCCTGCTCTGGGGCATGTTCGGCGCCGGCTACACGCCGCAATACGCCGCCTGCCTGGCGATCCTGGCCGGCGCGCTGCTCCTGCTGGTGGACGGCAGGCTGAGTTTCGACTGGCGCCGCACCGTCGACCGGATCGAGCAGACCTGCATGGGGGCGGGCAAGCAGATCGCCACCATCGCCTCCATCATCCTGTGCGCGTCGATCATCATCGGCGTGCTCGGCATCACCGGGCTGGGGGTGAAGATCACCTCGCTGATCCTGTCCGGCTCCGGCGGCGCCCTGTGGCCGGCGCTGATCCTGACTGCACTCGCCTGTCTGGTCCTGGGCATGGAGGTGCCGACGACGGCTGCCTATGTGATCTGCGTCTCGGTGGCGGGACCGGCCCTGACCGAGCTCGGCCTCACACCGCTGCAGGCGCATCTGTTCGTGTTCTGGTTCGCCCTGCTCAGCACCATCACCCCGCCGGTCTGCGGTGCGGTGTTCATCGCCGCCGGCATGGTGGAGGAGAACTGGCTGAAGGTCGCCGGCCACGCCATGGCGCTGGGCATCGGGCTGTACCTGATCCCGCTGGCGATGATCGCCAATCCGGACCTGATCGCCCTGGCGACCGACCCGGTCTGGGCGATCCTGGCGGCGGTGAAGATCGGCCTCGGCCTGACGGCGGTGTCCTTCGCGGTGATCGCCCCGCGACACTACGCGCTGCGGGCCGGGCTTATGGTGGCGGGCGCGCTGCTGCTGTTCTGGCCGCTGTAG
- a CDS encoding M81 family metallopeptidase → MKILMAMMQHETNTFSTVPTPLSRFCRGSSTGLPLEGADAVKAFKGTGSALGAYIELCEAEGLDFVLALAAGAWPSGPVEDAAYDYMTDKICAAVGAEKPDAILLHLHGAMVTESLEDGEGPLVARVRELAPDTPIGVTLDMHTNMYPAIVENADVVAGYQTYPHVDIYETGRRTALPILAMLRGAAKPTMAWGNRPMLPHVMRQGTHDFPNKQIQELAQKMEGQGALCASFFTGFPHADIRLAGVSAVVVTDNDPEAAQRMVDELLDLAWKERRAFVYEIEPLEESLKRAQELKADGPIVLLDHYDNAASGGSMDTMAVLKGILDAGLEDVAAFAICDPAAVETMIAAGIGNEVTVSLGGKTDMPSIGRTGEPLEVSGRVKLISDGRFRNVGPMSRGVMNSMGPTVVLDTGKVEIVVTSTQQEPNDTAAFTSLGIDPTAKKYLMLKSRIHWRAGFRDLAAETVECAGVGVCTSDYSMLNFETVRRPIFPLDEDLQPVSVTR, encoded by the coding sequence ATGAAGATCCTGATGGCCATGATGCAGCACGAGACCAACACCTTCTCCACGGTGCCCACCCCGTTGAGCCGCTTCTGCCGGGGCAGCAGCACGGGATTGCCGCTGGAGGGGGCGGACGCGGTGAAGGCGTTCAAGGGCACCGGCTCGGCGCTGGGCGCCTATATCGAGCTGTGCGAGGCCGAAGGGCTCGACTTCGTGCTGGCGCTGGCCGCCGGGGCCTGGCCGAGCGGGCCGGTCGAGGATGCCGCCTACGACTACATGACCGACAAGATCTGCGCCGCCGTCGGCGCCGAGAAGCCGGACGCGATCCTGCTGCACCTGCACGGCGCCATGGTCACCGAGAGCCTCGAGGACGGGGAGGGGCCGCTGGTCGCCCGGGTGCGCGAGCTGGCGCCGGACACGCCCATCGGCGTCACCCTGGACATGCACACCAACATGTATCCGGCCATCGTCGAGAATGCCGACGTGGTCGCCGGCTACCAGACCTATCCGCATGTGGACATCTACGAGACCGGCCGGCGCACCGCGCTGCCGATCCTGGCCATGCTGCGCGGGGCGGCGAAGCCGACCATGGCCTGGGGCAACCGGCCGATGCTGCCCCACGTGATGCGCCAGGGCACCCACGACTTCCCGAACAAGCAGATCCAGGAACTGGCGCAGAAGATGGAAGGCCAGGGTGCGCTCTGCGCCAGCTTCTTCACCGGCTTCCCGCACGCCGATATCCGGCTGGCCGGGGTCAGCGCGGTGGTTGTGACGGACAACGATCCGGAAGCAGCCCAGCGCATGGTCGACGAGTTGCTCGACCTCGCCTGGAAGGAGCGCCGGGCCTTCGTCTACGAGATCGAGCCGCTGGAGGAGTCGCTCAAGCGGGCGCAGGAGCTGAAGGCCGACGGGCCGATCGTGCTGCTGGACCACTACGACAACGCGGCCTCCGGCGGGTCGATGGACACAATGGCGGTGCTGAAGGGCATCCTGGACGCGGGGCTGGAGGACGTGGCCGCCTTCGCAATCTGCGATCCGGCCGCGGTGGAGACGATGATCGCCGCCGGTATCGGCAACGAGGTGACGGTGTCGCTCGGCGGCAAGACCGACATGCCCTCCATCGGCCGCACCGGCGAGCCGCTGGAGGTGAGCGGCCGGGTGAAGCTGATCTCCGACGGCCGGTTCCGCAATGTCGGGCCGATGAGCCGGGGCGTGATGAATTCGATGGGACCGACCGTGGTGCTCGACACCGGGAAGGTGGAGATCGTCGTCACCTCGACCCAGCAGGAGCCGAACGACACCGCCGCCTTCACCTCGCTGGGCATCGATCCCACGGCGAAGAAGTATCTGATGCTGAAGAGCCGCATCCACTGGCGCGCCGGCTTCCGCGACCTCGCCGCCGAGACGGTGGAATGCGCCGGGGTCGGGGTCTGCACCTCGGACTATTCGATGCTGAACTTCGAGACCGTGCGACGGCCGATCTTCCCGCTGGACGAGGATTTGCAGCCGGTCTCGGTCACCCGGTGA